The proteins below are encoded in one region of Pongo pygmaeus isolate AG05252 chromosome 20, NHGRI_mPonPyg2-v2.0_pri, whole genome shotgun sequence:
- the GTPBP3 gene encoding tRNA modification GTPase GTPBP3, mitochondrial isoform X2 gives MWRGLWTLAAQAARGPRRLCTRRSSGAPAPGSGATIFALSSGQGRCGIAVIRTSGSASGHALRILTAPRDLPPARHASLRLLRDPRSGEPLDRALVLWFPGPQSFTGEDCVEFHVHGGPAVVSGVLQALGSVPGLRPAEAGEFTRRAFANGKLNLTEVEGLADLIHAETEAQRRQALRQLDGELGHLCRGWAETLTKALAHVEAYIDFGEDDNLEEGVLEQADIEVRALEVALGAHLRDARRGQRLRSGAHVVVTGPPNAGKSSLVNLLSRKPVSIVSPEPGTTRDVLETPVDLAGFPVLLSDTAGLREGVGPVEQEGVRRAQERLEQADLILAMLDASDLASPSSCNFLATVVASVGTQSPSDSSQRLLLVLNKSDLLSPEGPGPGPDLPPHLLLSCLTGEGLDGLLEALRKELAAVCGDPSTDPPLLTRARHQHHLQGCLNALGHYKQSKDLALAAEALRVARGHLTRLTGGGGTEEILDIIFRDFCVGK, from the exons ATGTGGCGGGGGCTTTGGACCCTGGCGGCCCAAGCGGCACGTGGGCCTCGCAG ATTGTGCACTCGCCGGAGCAGCGGCGCACCAGCCCCCGGCTCCGGCGCCACCATCTTCGCGCTAAGCTCTGGCCAAGGCCGCTGCGGCATCGCGGTGATCCGGACCAGCGGCTCCGCCAGCGGCCACGCCCTCCGAATTCTCACGGCACCCCGAGACCTGCCCCCTGCTCGCCACGCCAGCCTGCGCCTCCTCAGAGACCCCCGCTCCGGGGAGCCTCTGGACCGCGCACTGGTACTCTGGTTCCCAG GTCCCCAGAGTTTCACTGGTGAGGACTGCGTGGAGTTCCACGTGCATGGAGGCCCGGCAGTGGTGAGCGGCGTCCTGCAGGCCTTGG GCAGCGTGCCAGGGCTTCGACCGGCGGAGGCAGGCGAGTTCACCAGGCGGGCGTTCGCCAATGGGAAGCTGAACCTGACCGAAGTGGAGGGGCTGGCGGACCTTATCCACGCAGAAACCGAGGCGCAGCGGCGGCAGGCCCTCAGGCAGCTGGACGGGGAGCTGGGCCACCTCTGCCGTGGCTGGGCCGAGACCCTCACCAAA GCTCTTGCCCACGTGGAGGCCTATATCGATTTCGGCGAGGATGACAACCTGGAGGAGGGGGTCCTGGAGCAAG CCGACATCGAAGTACGGGCACTGGAGGTGGCCCTGGGTGCACATCTACGAGATGCCAGGCGCGGGCAGAGGCTCCGCTCAGGGGCGCACGTAGTGGTCACTGGACCCCCCAATGCGGGCAAGAGCAGCCTGGTGAACCTGCTCA GTCGGAAACCCGTGTCCATCGTGTCCCCGGAGCCAGGGACCACCCGTGACGTGCTGGAGACCCCGGTCGACCTGGCCGGATTTCCTGTGCTGTTGAGCGACACGGCTGGGTTGCGGGAGGGCGTGGGGCCCGTGGAGCAGGAGGGCGTGCGGCGCGCCCAGGAGAG GCTGGAGCAGGCTGACCTCATTCTGGCCATGCTGGACGCCTCTGACCTGGCCTCTCCCTCCAGTTGCAACTTCCTGGCCACCGTCGTAGCCTCTGTGGGAACCCAGAGCCCCAGTGACAGCAGCCAGCGCCTCCTCCTGGTACTGAACAAGTCGGACCTGCTGTCCCCGGAGGGCCCAGGTCCCGGTCCTGACCTGCCCCCGCACCTGCTGCTGTCCTGTCTGACGGGAGAGGGGCTGGACGGCCTCCTGGAGGCGCTGAGGAAGGAGCTAGCTGCCGT GTGTGGGGACCCGTCCACAGATCCCCCGCTGCTGACCCGAGCAAGGCACCAGCACCACCTCCAGGGTTGCCTGAATGCCCTCGGCCACTACAAGCAGTCAAAAGACCTGGCCCTGGCGGCAGAGGCGCTGCGGGTGGCCCGGGGTCACCTGACCCGGCTCACAGGTGGAGGGGGTACTGAGGAGATCCTGGACATCATCTTCCGGGACTTCTGTGTGGGCAAGTGA
- the GTPBP3 gene encoding tRNA modification GTPase GTPBP3, mitochondrial isoform X4, with protein sequence MWRGLWTLAAQAARGPRRLCTRRSSGAPAPGSGATIFALSSGQGRCGIAVIRTSGSASGHALRILTAPRDLPPARHASLRLLRDPRSGEPLDRALVLWFPGPQSFTGEDCVEFHVHGGPAVVSGVLQALGSVPGLRPAEAGEFTRRAFANGKLNLTEVEGLADLIHAETEAQRRQALRQLDGELGHLCRGWAETLTKALAHVEAYIDFGEDDNLEEGVLEQADIEVRALEVALGAHLRDARRGQRLRSGAHVVVTGPPNAGKSSLVNLLSRKPVSIVSPEPGTTRDVLETPVDLAGFPVLLSDTAGLREGVGPVEQEGVRRAQESCNFLATVVASVGTQSPSDSSQRLLLVLNKSDLLSPEGPGPGPDLPPHLLLSCLTGEGLDGLLEALRKELAAVCGDPSTDPPLLTRARHQHHLQGCLNALGHYKQSKDLALAAEALRVARGHLTRLTGGGGTEEILDIIFRDFCVGK encoded by the exons ATGTGGCGGGGGCTTTGGACCCTGGCGGCCCAAGCGGCACGTGGGCCTCGCAG ATTGTGCACTCGCCGGAGCAGCGGCGCACCAGCCCCCGGCTCCGGCGCCACCATCTTCGCGCTAAGCTCTGGCCAAGGCCGCTGCGGCATCGCGGTGATCCGGACCAGCGGCTCCGCCAGCGGCCACGCCCTCCGAATTCTCACGGCACCCCGAGACCTGCCCCCTGCTCGCCACGCCAGCCTGCGCCTCCTCAGAGACCCCCGCTCCGGGGAGCCTCTGGACCGCGCACTGGTACTCTGGTTCCCAG GTCCCCAGAGTTTCACTGGTGAGGACTGCGTGGAGTTCCACGTGCATGGAGGCCCGGCAGTGGTGAGCGGCGTCCTGCAGGCCTTGG GCAGCGTGCCAGGGCTTCGACCGGCGGAGGCAGGCGAGTTCACCAGGCGGGCGTTCGCCAATGGGAAGCTGAACCTGACCGAAGTGGAGGGGCTGGCGGACCTTATCCACGCAGAAACCGAGGCGCAGCGGCGGCAGGCCCTCAGGCAGCTGGACGGGGAGCTGGGCCACCTCTGCCGTGGCTGGGCCGAGACCCTCACCAAA GCTCTTGCCCACGTGGAGGCCTATATCGATTTCGGCGAGGATGACAACCTGGAGGAGGGGGTCCTGGAGCAAG CCGACATCGAAGTACGGGCACTGGAGGTGGCCCTGGGTGCACATCTACGAGATGCCAGGCGCGGGCAGAGGCTCCGCTCAGGGGCGCACGTAGTGGTCACTGGACCCCCCAATGCGGGCAAGAGCAGCCTGGTGAACCTGCTCA GTCGGAAACCCGTGTCCATCGTGTCCCCGGAGCCAGGGACCACCCGTGACGTGCTGGAGACCCCGGTCGACCTGGCCGGATTTCCTGTGCTGTTGAGCGACACGGCTGGGTTGCGGGAGGGCGTGGGGCCCGTGGAGCAGGAGGGCGTGCGGCGCGCCCAGGAGAG TTGCAACTTCCTGGCCACCGTCGTAGCCTCTGTGGGAACCCAGAGCCCCAGTGACAGCAGCCAGCGCCTCCTCCTGGTACTGAACAAGTCGGACCTGCTGTCCCCGGAGGGCCCAGGTCCCGGTCCTGACCTGCCCCCGCACCTGCTGCTGTCCTGTCTGACGGGAGAGGGGCTGGACGGCCTCCTGGAGGCGCTGAGGAAGGAGCTAGCTGCCGT GTGTGGGGACCCGTCCACAGATCCCCCGCTGCTGACCCGAGCAAGGCACCAGCACCACCTCCAGGGTTGCCTGAATGCCCTCGGCCACTACAAGCAGTCAAAAGACCTGGCCCTGGCGGCAGAGGCGCTGCGGGTGGCCCGGGGTCACCTGACCCGGCTCACAGGTGGAGGGGGTACTGAGGAGATCCTGGACATCATCTTCCGGGACTTCTGTGTGGGCAAGTGA
- the GTPBP3 gene encoding tRNA modification GTPase GTPBP3, mitochondrial isoform X1 — MWRGLWTLAAQAARGPRRLCTRRSSGAPAPGSGATIFALSSGQGRCGIAVIRTSGSASGHALRILTAPRDLPPARHASLRLLRDPRSGEPLDRALVLWFPGPQSFTGEDCVEFHVHGGPAVVSGVLQALGSVPGLRPAEAGEFTRRAFANGKLNLTEVEGLADLIHAETEAQRRQALRQLDGELGHLCRGWAETLTKALAHVEAYIDFGEDDNLEEGVLEQGGSTWWWGRKTPRISPQRLPSLFLSACLLSPTADIEVRALEVALGAHLRDARRGQRLRSGAHVVVTGPPNAGKSSLVNLLSRKPVSIVSPEPGTTRDVLETPVDLAGFPVLLSDTAGLREGVGPVEQEGVRRAQERLEQADLILAMLDASDLASPSSCNFLATVVASVGTQSPSDSSQRLLLVLNKSDLLSPEGPGPGPDLPPHLLLSCLTGEGLDGLLEALRKELAAVCGDPSTDPPLLTRARHQHHLQGCLNALGHYKQSKDLALAAEALRVARGHLTRLTGGGGTEEILDIIFRDFCVGK; from the exons ATGTGGCGGGGGCTTTGGACCCTGGCGGCCCAAGCGGCACGTGGGCCTCGCAG ATTGTGCACTCGCCGGAGCAGCGGCGCACCAGCCCCCGGCTCCGGCGCCACCATCTTCGCGCTAAGCTCTGGCCAAGGCCGCTGCGGCATCGCGGTGATCCGGACCAGCGGCTCCGCCAGCGGCCACGCCCTCCGAATTCTCACGGCACCCCGAGACCTGCCCCCTGCTCGCCACGCCAGCCTGCGCCTCCTCAGAGACCCCCGCTCCGGGGAGCCTCTGGACCGCGCACTGGTACTCTGGTTCCCAG GTCCCCAGAGTTTCACTGGTGAGGACTGCGTGGAGTTCCACGTGCATGGAGGCCCGGCAGTGGTGAGCGGCGTCCTGCAGGCCTTGG GCAGCGTGCCAGGGCTTCGACCGGCGGAGGCAGGCGAGTTCACCAGGCGGGCGTTCGCCAATGGGAAGCTGAACCTGACCGAAGTGGAGGGGCTGGCGGACCTTATCCACGCAGAAACCGAGGCGCAGCGGCGGCAGGCCCTCAGGCAGCTGGACGGGGAGCTGGGCCACCTCTGCCGTGGCTGGGCCGAGACCCTCACCAAA GCTCTTGCCCACGTGGAGGCCTATATCGATTTCGGCGAGGATGACAACCTGGAGGAGGGGGTCCTGGAGCAAGGTGGGTCTACCTGGTGGTGGGGGAGGAAGACACCTCGTATCAGCCCTCAAAGGCTCCCCTcactgtttctctctgcctgccttctcTCACCCACAGCCGACATCGAAGTACGGGCACTGGAGGTGGCCCTGGGTGCACATCTACGAGATGCCAGGCGCGGGCAGAGGCTCCGCTCAGGGGCGCACGTAGTGGTCACTGGACCCCCCAATGCGGGCAAGAGCAGCCTGGTGAACCTGCTCA GTCGGAAACCCGTGTCCATCGTGTCCCCGGAGCCAGGGACCACCCGTGACGTGCTGGAGACCCCGGTCGACCTGGCCGGATTTCCTGTGCTGTTGAGCGACACGGCTGGGTTGCGGGAGGGCGTGGGGCCCGTGGAGCAGGAGGGCGTGCGGCGCGCCCAGGAGAG GCTGGAGCAGGCTGACCTCATTCTGGCCATGCTGGACGCCTCTGACCTGGCCTCTCCCTCCAGTTGCAACTTCCTGGCCACCGTCGTAGCCTCTGTGGGAACCCAGAGCCCCAGTGACAGCAGCCAGCGCCTCCTCCTGGTACTGAACAAGTCGGACCTGCTGTCCCCGGAGGGCCCAGGTCCCGGTCCTGACCTGCCCCCGCACCTGCTGCTGTCCTGTCTGACGGGAGAGGGGCTGGACGGCCTCCTGGAGGCGCTGAGGAAGGAGCTAGCTGCCGT GTGTGGGGACCCGTCCACAGATCCCCCGCTGCTGACCCGAGCAAGGCACCAGCACCACCTCCAGGGTTGCCTGAATGCCCTCGGCCACTACAAGCAGTCAAAAGACCTGGCCCTGGCGGCAGAGGCGCTGCGGGTGGCCCGGGGTCACCTGACCCGGCTCACAGGTGGAGGGGGTACTGAGGAGATCCTGGACATCATCTTCCGGGACTTCTGTGTGGGCAAGTGA
- the GTPBP3 gene encoding tRNA modification GTPase GTPBP3, mitochondrial isoform X3 encodes MRLSLPGALIRLPSGSRLCTRRSSGAPAPGSGATIFALSSGQGRCGIAVIRTSGSASGHALRILTAPRDLPPARHASLRLLRDPRSGEPLDRALVLWFPGPQSFTGEDCVEFHVHGGPAVVSGVLQALGSVPGLRPAEAGEFTRRAFANGKLNLTEVEGLADLIHAETEAQRRQALRQLDGELGHLCRGWAETLTKALAHVEAYIDFGEDDNLEEGVLEQADIEVRALEVALGAHLRDARRGQRLRSGAHVVVTGPPNAGKSSLVNLLSRKPVSIVSPEPGTTRDVLETPVDLAGFPVLLSDTAGLREGVGPVEQEGVRRAQERLEQADLILAMLDASDLASPSSCNFLATVVASVGTQSPSDSSQRLLLVLNKSDLLSPEGPGPGPDLPPHLLLSCLTGEGLDGLLEALRKELAAVCGDPSTDPPLLTRARHQHHLQGCLNALGHYKQSKDLALAAEALRVARGHLTRLTGGGGTEEILDIIFRDFCVGK; translated from the exons ATGAGGCTGAGCCTCCCAGGTGCGCTGATTCGCCTCCCCTCCGGTTCCAGATTGTGCACTCGCCGGAGCAGCGGCGCACCAGCCCCCGGCTCCGGCGCCACCATCTTCGCGCTAAGCTCTGGCCAAGGCCGCTGCGGCATCGCGGTGATCCGGACCAGCGGCTCCGCCAGCGGCCACGCCCTCCGAATTCTCACGGCACCCCGAGACCTGCCCCCTGCTCGCCACGCCAGCCTGCGCCTCCTCAGAGACCCCCGCTCCGGGGAGCCTCTGGACCGCGCACTGGTACTCTGGTTCCCAG GTCCCCAGAGTTTCACTGGTGAGGACTGCGTGGAGTTCCACGTGCATGGAGGCCCGGCAGTGGTGAGCGGCGTCCTGCAGGCCTTGG GCAGCGTGCCAGGGCTTCGACCGGCGGAGGCAGGCGAGTTCACCAGGCGGGCGTTCGCCAATGGGAAGCTGAACCTGACCGAAGTGGAGGGGCTGGCGGACCTTATCCACGCAGAAACCGAGGCGCAGCGGCGGCAGGCCCTCAGGCAGCTGGACGGGGAGCTGGGCCACCTCTGCCGTGGCTGGGCCGAGACCCTCACCAAA GCTCTTGCCCACGTGGAGGCCTATATCGATTTCGGCGAGGATGACAACCTGGAGGAGGGGGTCCTGGAGCAAG CCGACATCGAAGTACGGGCACTGGAGGTGGCCCTGGGTGCACATCTACGAGATGCCAGGCGCGGGCAGAGGCTCCGCTCAGGGGCGCACGTAGTGGTCACTGGACCCCCCAATGCGGGCAAGAGCAGCCTGGTGAACCTGCTCA GTCGGAAACCCGTGTCCATCGTGTCCCCGGAGCCAGGGACCACCCGTGACGTGCTGGAGACCCCGGTCGACCTGGCCGGATTTCCTGTGCTGTTGAGCGACACGGCTGGGTTGCGGGAGGGCGTGGGGCCCGTGGAGCAGGAGGGCGTGCGGCGCGCCCAGGAGAG GCTGGAGCAGGCTGACCTCATTCTGGCCATGCTGGACGCCTCTGACCTGGCCTCTCCCTCCAGTTGCAACTTCCTGGCCACCGTCGTAGCCTCTGTGGGAACCCAGAGCCCCAGTGACAGCAGCCAGCGCCTCCTCCTGGTACTGAACAAGTCGGACCTGCTGTCCCCGGAGGGCCCAGGTCCCGGTCCTGACCTGCCCCCGCACCTGCTGCTGTCCTGTCTGACGGGAGAGGGGCTGGACGGCCTCCTGGAGGCGCTGAGGAAGGAGCTAGCTGCCGT GTGTGGGGACCCGTCCACAGATCCCCCGCTGCTGACCCGAGCAAGGCACCAGCACCACCTCCAGGGTTGCCTGAATGCCCTCGGCCACTACAAGCAGTCAAAAGACCTGGCCCTGGCGGCAGAGGCGCTGCGGGTGGCCCGGGGTCACCTGACCCGGCTCACAGGTGGAGGGGGTACTGAGGAGATCCTGGACATCATCTTCCGGGACTTCTGTGTGGGCAAGTGA